GAGCGGCTCGACGCCGAGCGCGCGGGCCCCGCACTGCTGAGCTTCGGGCAGAGCAGCATCCTCGCGCGCGGCGCGCCGCCGGACGACCCGCGCGGCTGGACGCTCGTGGTCCGCTCGCCGGCCGACGGCTTCGCCGCGCGCGTCACGCTGCGCGATCGCGCGCTCTCCGTGTCGTCGAGCTTCCCGCCTTCCGACGCCGCCGCCGGAGGGAGCGGTGCGGAGGCGGATGCGCTCGGCGCGCCGTCGGGCGTCGTCGACCCGCGCTCGGGCTGGATCGTCACGCGCCGCACGCTGGCCGCCGTCGCGAGCGACGACGCCACGACGGCCGATGCGCTCAGCACGTCGCTGCTCGTGCTCGACTACGAGGAGGGGCTCGCGCTCGCCGAGCGCCTCGAGGGCGTCGAGGCGCTGCTCGTGGACGAGGACGGGCGCATCGCGATGACGTCGGGGTGGCGCGAGGCGACGGGCTACGTGGAGCTCGGCGTCGGCTTCCGCAGCCTGAGTCCGGGGCTGCGCACGGCGGCGCCCGACGGCGCTCGTTAGGCCGGCCGCGGCGCGCTAGAGCATCATGTCGAGCGGCTGCTCGACGTAGCGGCGGAACGCGGCGAGCAGCCGCGCGCCGACGGCCCCGTCGACCGCGCGGTGGTCGGCCGCGAGCGTCGCCGTCATGCGCCGCCCCGGCACGACGGCGCCGTCGCGCACGACGGGCACGTCCTCGACCGCGCCGATGCCGAGGATGCACGCGTGCGGCGGGTTCACGATGGGCCACACCGCCGTGATGCCGTACATCCCGAGATTCGAGAGATTGAGGCCGCCCTGGTACTCGCGCGGCTCGAGCTTCCCCTCGCGCGCGCGGGCGACGAGCGCGCGCAGCCGCGCGGAGAGATCGACGAGGCCGAGCGCATCCGCGCCGCGCACGACCGGCGTGATCAGGCCGTCGGGGAGCGCGACGGCGACGGCGACGTCCACCGACTCGAAGTGCTCGATCGCGTCGCCGCGCCACGCGACGTTCGCCTCGGGCACGTCGCGCAGCGCGCGCGCCGCCGCCGCGACGCAGAAGTCGTTGACCGAGAGCGAGGGCGCGTCGGGCCCGTCGTTCAGCTCGCGCCGGGTCGCGAGCAGCGCGCTCGGGTCGCACGTCGCCTCGAGGTAGAAGTGCGGGATCTCGCGCTTCGCCTCGCCGAGCCGCGCGGCGATCGTGCGGCGCATGCGCGAGAGCGGGACCGCCGCGCCGTCGGCGCGCGAGTCCGCGCGGCGCGCGGACGGCGCCGCGGCCGCGCTCGATGCCGCGGATTCGCGTGGGGCCGCGCCTTCGCGAGCGGCCGCGCCTTCGCGAGCGGCCGCGCCGGCGTGCGGCGCGGCCGCGGCCGCGTCTGCCGGCGCGCTCCCGCGCCCGGCGGCTTCGACGTCCGCCTTCGTGATGCGGCCGCCGGCGCCCGTTCCGTCGACCGCCTCCAGGTCGACGCCGCGCTGCTCGGCGATGCGCCGCGCGAGGGCGGTGGCGCCGCGCCGCGCGCCGGCGACGGCATCGCCCGCGCGTGCCTCCGCGGACGGCGCGGGCTCCGCCTGTGGCGCGCGCGCGGGAGCCGGCTCCGGGGCGCGTGCCGGCTCGCGCGCGGGCTCCGCCTGCGCGTCGGCCTCCACGAGTGCGATCACGTCGCCGACCTTCACGCCGCTCGCCGGCGCCGCGACGCGCAGCTCGCGCACGACGCCCGCGACCGGCGACTCGAACTCGATCGTCGACTTGTCGGTCTCGATCTCGGCGATCAGGTCGCCGGGCTCGATGCGGTCGCCGGGCTTCACGAGCCACGCGACGAGGTCGGCCTCCGTGAGGTCCGAGCCGAGCTCGGGCAGGCGGATCTCGGTCGTCGTCGGCGTCGTCATCGGAAGGGAGTGCCTCCTCGTCGCGTGCGCGCGGCCTAACGAAACGGCGCGGCCCGCCGCGCGCGGGCGTCCGCTCCATCGGCGAGCGGCCGGGCGCCCGCGAGTGCGAGGACGAGGACGATCGGCGCGAGGCCGCCGCCCTCGGCCACGGCGCCGCGCCGGCTGCGGAGCTCCGCGATCGGCGGCGCGTCGCTCGTCGGCACGCGCGCAGGGTAGTCCGACTCGCGCGCGGCGAGCCAACGTCCGGGCGCGCGGCGGCGGCTCCCGGCGTCCGGTGAACACGGGGCGCAGCATCGGGGTGCGCCCCCACCGCGCGCGCGACGGCTCGGGTATGATGCGCCGCCGCCGCGACGGCCGCGGCGCCCGCGCGGCGCCGCCCGAACCCGAACCTGCGCGCGCTCGCACACCTCGCCAGCAGCGGTGTCGGCGCCCGCGCGCGCGAGCCCTGGAGTCGACCCGAGTGGACCCCCGCACGACCCCCGAGCAGGATGCGTTCCGCGCCGAGGCGCGCGCGTTCCTCGAAGAGCACTGCCCGCAGGATCTCCCGCCGCTCGACTCGCCGGAGGGCTTCCCGCTGCACGTCGAGTGGGAGAAGAAGCTCTTCGCGCATCGATGGGCGGTGGTCGACTGGCCGGAGGAGTACGGCGGTCGCGACTGCTCGCTCGTCGAGTGGCTGATCTTCGAGGAGGAGTACTACCGCGTCGGCGGCCCGCAGCGCGCGACGCAGAACGGGATCTTCCTGCTCGGCCCGGCCATCCTGCACTTCGGGACCGACGAGCAGAAGCAGCGCCTGCTGCCGAAGATCGCGAGCGCCGAGGAGCTGTGGTGCCAGGGCTGGTCGGAGCCGGGCGCCGGCAGCGACCTCGCCGCACTCACGTCGCGCGCCGAGCGCGTCGACGGCGGCTTCAAGCTCTACGGCGCGAAGACGTGGTCGACGCGCGGCACGTTCAGCGACAAGACGTTCGGTCTCTTCCGCACCGACCCGGGCTCGTCGCGCCACAAGGGTCTCACCTACTTCCTGGTCGACCTCCGCGCCGAGGGCGTGAGCGTGCGCCCGATCAACAAGCTCGACGGCGACGAGGGCTTCGCGGAGATCTTCCTCGACGGCGCGTTCGTTCCCGACCGCGACATCCTCGGCGAGGTCGACAAGGGCTGGTACGTCGCGATGGCGACGACGGGCCCCGAGCGCGGGCTCACGCTGCGCAGCCCGGGGCGCTTCATGGCGCAGGCCGCGCGTCTCGTCGACCTCGCGAAGCGCGGCGGCGACGCCGTCGGCCCCGCGCTGCGCGAGCGCGTCGCCGCGCGCTGGATGGAGGCCGAGGCCTATCGTCAGTACGGCATGTGGACGGCGACGCGCATCGGCATGGGCATCGACCCGGGCGCCGAGTCGAGCGTGATGAAGCTCCACTGGTCGCACCTCGACATCGACATCCACGAGACGGCGCTCGACGTGCTCGGCACGGCGGGCGAGTGCATGCGCGGCTCGGATGCGGGCGTCGACGGCGGCCGCTGGATGAAGGACTACCTGTTCGGTCTCGCGAACCCGATCTGGGGCGGCACGAGCGAGATCCAGCGCAACATCGTCGCCGAGCGTCTCCTCGGCCTGCCGAGGAAGTAGCGCCGTGTACTTCGAGTTCAGCGAAGATCAGCGACTGTTCCAGGAGACCGTGCGCGACCTGCTCGCCAACGAGTGCGGCCACGAAGCGCTCGCCGCGGCGTGGAGCACCGAAGCGGGAAGCGTCGCGGGCCTGTGGGAGAAGCTCGGCGAGCTCGGCGTGCTCGGCCTCACGACGCCGGAGGCGCACGGCGGGCTCGGCCTCGGGCTCGTCGACCTCGTGCTGCTGCTCGAAGAGTGCGGGCGCGTCGCGTGCCCCGAGCCGGTGACCGACACGGTCGCCGTCGCCGCGCCGCTGCTCGCGGAGCTCGGCGGCGCCCTCGCCGACGAGTGGCTCCCGCGCATCGCGGCGGGCGCCGCGCGCGTCGCCGTCGGGCTCGAGGGCAACCCGTTCGTCGCCAACGCCGCCGCGGCCGACCTGCTCCTGCTGCAGCGCGGCGACGAGCTGCACGCCGTCGCGCCGAAGGACGCGAAGCTCGCGCTCCAGGCGAGCGTCGACGGCGCGCGCCGTGCCTACCGCGTCGAGTGGGAGCCCTCCGCCGCGACGCGCATCGCGGGCGGCGCCGCGGGGCGCGCGCTCGCGGCGCGCGCCTTCGACCGCGGCGCGGTCGGGAGCGCGGCCGAGCTGCTCGGCCTCGGCCGCGAGCTCGTCGACCTCACCGTCGAGTACGCGAAGGGTCGCGTGCAGTTCGACCAGCCGATCGGCGCCTTCCAGGCCGTGAAGCACCATCTCGCGAACGCGCACACGAAGCTCGAGTTCGCGCGTCCGCCCGTCTACTACTCGGCCTGGTCGCTGCAGGAGGGCGCGGACGACGCGCCGCTCCAGGCGTCGACCGCGAAGGCGCTCGCCGGCGACGCCGCGCACCTGTGCTTCCGCACGGCGCTGCAGTGCCACGGCGCGATCGCCTACACGTACGAGTACCACGCGCACATGTGGATGAAGCGGGTCCTCGTGCTCGAGCGGCAGTACGGCGACGCGGCGTGGCACCGCACGCGCGCGGCGGCCGCGCTGCTCGGCTGACGCGCGCGGCACCCGCGCGGCGCGGTCACAGCAGGTCGAGCTGCTTCGCCTCGCCGAGCGCGTCGCCGAACGACGCCCCCACCTCGCGCAGCACGCCGTCCGCGATCGGCCGCAGCACCTTGTCGAGATAGTGCGCGCGGTCGATCGCGGCGCGGAGCGCGTCGGGGAGCGGCGCGTCGGGGTCGACGGGCTCGGGCCCGTCGCGCGTGACGACGTACCGGATGGAGCCGCCCGGCCGCGCGCCGCGCTCCGCGGCCTTGCGGGCCGCCTGGACGTGCGGCGGCGCCGACGCCGTGTACGCGTCGAGCGACGCCTTGCGGACGCGCTTCGCGTAGACGAGCTCCGCGTCGAGCCGCCCCGCCTGCATCGCCTCCGCGACCTCGCGCGCGAACGGGAGCGGATCCTCGTCGCGGAACACGCGTTCGAGCAGCCCGCGCTGCAGGCGCCGCGCGACGGGCGGCCAGTCGCGCCGCACGGACTCGAGCCCGACGAGGTCGAGCTCGCCGTCGAGCCAGCCCGCGTACCGCTTCTTGCTCCCGCCCGCGCCGCCGCGCACGTGCGGCAGCAGGAAGCGCGCGTAGACGCACTCGAGCTCGAGCACGAGCGCCGAGTCGACGCCGTAGTCCGCGCGGATGCGCGCGTCGATCGCGGCCGACACGTCGGCGCGCAGGCGCTCGGCCGCGCGCTGCGCAGAAGCGGCGTCGCCGACCGCGTCGCCGAGCGCGACGAACACGGAGTCCGTGTCGCCGTAGAGGACGCGCAGCCCGCGCGCCTCGATCGCCTCGCGCGTCCACGCGAGCGTCTGCTGGCCGAAGCCCGTGATCGCGTTCGCGACGTCGGGATCGAAGAAGCGGCAGCCCGTCGACCCGAGCACGCCGAACATCGAGTTCATCATGAGCTTGATGGCCTGGTCGGCGTGGCGGTCGCCGCGCGCCTTCGCGCGCTCGCGCCGTTCGGCGAGCGAAGCGAGCAGCCCGGGCAGGATGGCTCCGCTCCGCGCGAAGCGCGCTCCGTTCGGCGCGACGATCGCGTCGTCGCCGCGCGCGCGGGGGCCCGCGCGCGCCTCGCCGGCCAGCGCGTGCGCGAGCGGATCGAGCTGGAACGTGCGCATCAGGCTCGGGTACAGGCTCTTGAAGTCGAGCAGCGCGACGTTCCGGAACAGACCGGGCACGCCGTCGAGCACGGCGCCGCCGCGCACGTCCGCGGGCTCGCGATCGCGCTCGACGGTCGGCGCGACGCGCCCCGCCGCGCGCAGCGCGGGCAGGTAGAGCAGGTCGAACGACGCGATCGAC
This genomic interval from Myxococcota bacterium contains the following:
- a CDS encoding dihydrolipoamide acetyltransferase family protein, translating into MTTPTTTEIRLPELGSDLTEADLVAWLVKPGDRIEPGDLIAEIETDKSTIEFESPVAGVVRELRVAAPASGVKVGDVIALVEADAQAEPAREPARAPEPAPARAPQAEPAPSAEARAGDAVAGARRGATALARRIAEQRGVDLEAVDGTGAGGRITKADVEAAGRGSAPADAAAAAPHAGAAAREGAAAREGAAPRESAASSAAAAPSARRADSRADGAAVPLSRMRRTIAARLGEAKREIPHFYLEATCDPSALLATRRELNDGPDAPSLSVNDFCVAAAARALRDVPEANVAWRGDAIEHFESVDVAVAVALPDGLITPVVRGADALGLVDLSARLRALVARAREGKLEPREYQGGLNLSNLGMYGITAVWPIVNPPHACILGIGAVEDVPVVRDGAVVPGRRMTATLAADHRAVDGAVGARLLAAFRRYVEQPLDMML
- a CDS encoding acyl-CoA dehydrogenase family protein; its protein translation is MDPRTTPEQDAFRAEARAFLEEHCPQDLPPLDSPEGFPLHVEWEKKLFAHRWAVVDWPEEYGGRDCSLVEWLIFEEEYYRVGGPQRATQNGIFLLGPAILHFGTDEQKQRLLPKIASAEELWCQGWSEPGAGSDLAALTSRAERVDGGFKLYGAKTWSTRGTFSDKTFGLFRTDPGSSRHKGLTYFLVDLRAEGVSVRPINKLDGDEGFAEIFLDGAFVPDRDILGEVDKGWYVAMATTGPERGLTLRSPGRFMAQAARLVDLAKRGGDAVGPALRERVAARWMEAEAYRQYGMWTATRIGMGIDPGAESSVMKLHWSHLDIDIHETALDVLGTAGECMRGSDAGVDGGRWMKDYLFGLANPIWGGTSEIQRNIVAERLLGLPRK
- a CDS encoding acyl-CoA dehydrogenase, coding for MYFEFSEDQRLFQETVRDLLANECGHEALAAAWSTEAGSVAGLWEKLGELGVLGLTTPEAHGGLGLGLVDLVLLLEECGRVACPEPVTDTVAVAAPLLAELGGALADEWLPRIAAGAARVAVGLEGNPFVANAAAADLLLLQRGDELHAVAPKDAKLALQASVDGARRAYRVEWEPSAATRIAGGAAGRALAARAFDRGAVGSAAELLGLGRELVDLTVEYAKGRVQFDQPIGAFQAVKHHLANAHTKLEFARPPVYYSAWSLQEGADDAPLQASTAKALAGDAAHLCFRTALQCHGAIAYTYEYHAHMWMKRVLVLERQYGDAAWHRTRAAAALLG
- a CDS encoding DNA polymerase II, with protein sequence MPRGLVLQPTYRVRRGVPVVQLYGRLEDGPPFLVEEDRYRPAFFVLDDHRELLDDEPDATCERTALRDLRGRRVARVTLPIPARVPVVRDRLRARGAATFEADVRFPYRFLTELGVRAGVEVRGDAQVTPAGLRLFRNPELRAADDVRVEPTALSIDLETTPDASRVLSAALVTDRGDARALLAREPGARDARDVGARVFASERALLEALVATVRELDPDVVVGWNVVGFDLRVLAERCEANGVACELGRAPGAIAFRSDASFGRDARAEIPGRMVLDGIPLVRDAIALDDYRLETVARHVLGRGKRIAHAGEGRVEEIQRLHREDPAALVAYNVEDARLVLDILAAEGLLALAVERSQLSGMQLDRVGASIASFDLLYLPALRAAGRVAPTVERDREPADVRGGAVLDGVPGLFRNVALLDFKSLYPSLMRTFQLDPLAHALAGEARAGPRARGDDAIVAPNGARFARSGAILPGLLASLAERRERAKARGDRHADQAIKLMMNSMFGVLGSTGCRFFDPDVANAITGFGQQTLAWTREAIEARGLRVLYGDTDSVFVALGDAVGDAASAQRAAERLRADVSAAIDARIRADYGVDSALVLELECVYARFLLPHVRGGAGGSKKRYAGWLDGELDLVGLESVRRDWPPVARRLQRGLLERVFRDEDPLPFAREVAEAMQAGRLDAELVYAKRVRKASLDAYTASAPPHVQAARKAAERGARPGGSIRYVVTRDGPEPVDPDAPLPDALRAAIDRAHYLDKVLRPIADGVLREVGASFGDALGEAKQLDLL